In Arvicanthis niloticus isolate mArvNil1 chromosome 16, mArvNil1.pat.X, whole genome shotgun sequence, the sequence TTTCGGTACAGGGCGGTCTCTGTACTCCGCTGTGCAGCACGCTTCTTTACCAGCTTTGAGAGCTCTGCGTGGATCGTCtgtgggaggtgggtgggagcGGGTGAGCACGTGCAGGAGGTAGCTGACTTGCCTGTCATCACTACTGCTCCCTTCTAGTAGGTTCCAAAGTTTGTCAAGTGTTGGGGCTCCCAAGACTCAGTGGCTCTACCTGCCCCCATGGCTCTAACAAAGTGGGACTGCTGTCTCACTCCTAGGCAATCCAGAAGACACAACTGCAATAATGACCAGAGGCAGACAGCTACAGGGACttgccagcccagcccagcagagTTCTGCTTACCTTGTTGGAAGGTTCCAGCTTCAGGGCAGCCCTCAGGATGGGGATGGCCTCACTATACTCACCCTGCTGAGCCAGCACCTATGGGAGAGAGGCACCCACTCTCTGCATTTGCCCGGAGCACACTCCCCTCTGCCCTGCAATGATACTCTGATCTCAAGCCACTGCTTGGTGCTGGTATCACTGTTGCACTAGGACAAGGGACTTGGGGACAGGCACCTCAGATTACAGGAGCCTCAGGTAAGACTCACTATCCCATGGTACTATGAACCCCATTGGATTTGAAGGCACCTTTCCTGATGGGACAATTCCAACAGCCAatcatctttctggatttttcCGCTATAGCCCAGGAGGACCTAGATCacgtggcaatcctcctgcctcagtctcctgggtgctgggacttaTGGCCTACACTGCTGTCTGGCTGCAATCCATCTTTAGGCTTCAGCTGTGTGGCTGGGCCACAGGGCCTGTGTTTAACAACTGAGGCTCCTAGAACAGCACAGCTGACTTCCCTGCAGAAGCCTGCACACCCCAGGTGTCTCCGCCTCAGTTTCCTTGGCCTATGCAAGCCCTAGGGCTGCACCACCACAAAACGTGCACCAAGCAAAGAGGGAGCCATGCAGGGCCAGACAACCAGGACTGAGCGGACAGTCTGTGCAGAATGGCTGGCCTAGAAACTAGTGGAGAAAAGAGGCTGTGTCCTCAGCCCGGCCTGCACATTCCCAGTCTATAGTGCCCACGGCTGGTGCaacctgggcagaagagacagcaTGGGAGCAGAGACACATGGCTTAGGGCTCTCAAGCCATGATATGACAAAAGCCAGTTTTCCCTCTGGAGAAGATGGCAGCCAAAGAGGATCGTATACAAGAAGCATTCGCCACAAACTGTGGGACTCCCAAGACTGGGAGGCGTCATATGGCTGCAAACGTACCTTGCCCTTGCGGAACAGTGCCTTGATGTTGTCCGGCTGGTGCTCCAGCACCTGGCTACAGGAGCGCAGCGCTGCCCGGTAGTGGTCCAGCTTTAGTTGTGACGCCGCGAGGTTGTTCAGACATTTCACCTTTAGCTGcagcagctcctcctcctcctcacaggTCATGTCCACTGTAGGGGAGGGGGTCACTGGGAAATAGGCACGCCTGCCCCTGGGGTAGACACCACCAGACCCCTCAGAGGCCACCTAAGTCCTTAAGCCATAGTTAGGGTCTCAAGCACCTATGGACggcctccaactcactatgtagtcatgAATGACGTTGAACTCCTAACCTTCCTTTGGCCACCTCCATGTTAAGCTGACAGGCCCGTGCCACCAAGGGCTTGTGTGCAAGCATGGGGATGTGACTTCAGACCCCAGTGCTCACTCAGGAGTCAAGTgcaatgtacatgtgtgtaatctcagcactgggggacAGGCGGGCATGGCCACTCACTGAGCTCTGGGTCCAATGACATGTCAGAAAATGTGGGCAGCAGCTGAGAAAAACACCAGGTGGTCACCTCTGACCCTCAGTGCAATGAACACaggcgcgcacgcacgcacgcacgcacacacacacacacacacacgcacatacacacacatgcacactaagaCACTCTAaagggtcttgctatataaccCAGACTAGACTATAAttggtcatcctcctgcctcagcttctgaccATACATACACCACCTGGAAGGAGTCACTGACCTACAGGttatagatggcaggaaatatgtatatattctggAATATTCTAGAACGTTCTATGGCCCAAATGATGGTACAGAGGTATGGCCACTCTACATGCTAGCTAGATGGCTCGGCAGGTGAATGTCCTTGCTGCAAAGGCTGACAAACTGAGTTTTGAGCCCCTTCCATACAATGAAAGGACAGAACTGCCTTCtccaacttgtcctctgacttgcacatgcacacacactccccaGGTAACTGGTCACCTTTGGCGTTGGAGGTGATGGCCTTGATGGCCAGGTCATAGGAGTTGGCAGCCAGCACAAAGTCAGCACGCTGGTAGTGGGCATTGCCGCACTCCCGCTTGCGGTTGGCCAGGGCTACACGCTCCTGCCCACTCAGCATCTCCAGGTCCGGTCCATCCTCTGCTGTCTTCAGGGTGACTTCCAGGCACAGGGCTGCGTGGGGGGGGATGTATGGGCTCCTGCTGGGGAGGTGGCCAACAGGGGTCACTCAGACCTGGCAACCAGGCTACAGCCACCACTGCACCCTCCTTGCCAGGctgaatctgaggcaggaaggcCAGGCCTCAAGTCCGAGGGGGTCCCCACGTCAATCACCCAACACAGTCTGAGACATTATCCTGGAGCCAGTGATTTGGCCAGCCTAAACCTCAGTTTTCCTTCTTATGAaatgggaaggattgtgggcaTGGTTAAATGCACAGGCCGGCTCTCACCTGCCCTGGGGACCGTAGCAGTACTTGGAGTCAGCAGTGACCATGGCTGTCTCGCCCACATCCATGAGCGGGACGCTGAGGTCCAGGGCCTGGAGGACAGCCAGTGTCACAAGAGCACAGGCCCTGTGATGGgccacccacctgcccacccagccCCCACCTGGATAACATCGCAGTCTCCCAGCGTGAAGGCCAGTTCGGGCTCTTCCTGTACGCGGGTGCCATTCTCCAGGGACATCTGAAGGTGTACGGTCACCACCTGGCCCTTGAGTGGGCGGCTGGAGCCTGTTGGGCCTGGGACCAGTGTCTTCTTTCGCAGCAATCCGTTCCCTGCAGGGGCCAGGGTGTGAGTCTCTGCTCTACCCAGCCACCTTCAGGTGCAGTGAACAACCCGTGCCACTGTAACACTGGGATGGAACCAAGGCCCTGTGCATCTTCCACCAGTGCTCTGCCCCAACAGGGCAGAGTTAGGAATGGCATGCCAAGGCTGGAGCTGGAGACTGACTCCATGGAACACAGCTGGCTTGACCTGCTCTTCTCCTCAGACAGCGCAAACAGCTAGCTGAATATGCCTTTCACCTTGTACCCAACATGCCTGGCCAACATGGCtgttctaaacttttttttttttaattaaatgtgtttattttttttttttaattttcatgtgtgcagtgctggcagagttcagaagagggcgccagataccctcaaactggagttacacacactTGTGAGCAGCCGTGTGAGTGCCAGGGATTGAATCCACagcttctagaagagcagtcagtgctcttaaccactaagccatctctccagctcctgcaggTCAAGATTTTAAGAAACTCTTCCTAGAATGCCCTAGTGAGAGGTTGGGGGTGAGCCCCAGTGGTAGAGTCTCTGCCTGGCATGCAGGGGCCCTGGCTTCTACTTCCTAGCTCCCCTGTTGGGACTATCCAGAGACAGCACTTAGGAGAAAATTGGACGCTGTGGAACAAGAGAAGGGTAAACAGCAGAACCAGATGCTCTGTCGGGCTGGCCCATAGTTTTTAAGACTCTGTCACATGTCTAGACAAATGCTTAGGGAAGATGTAGCTGAAGTTGTCTTAGGAACCCAGTGCAAAGGCTGTGTGACTTCAGGAAGGTGACTCAGCCTCTCTGAGCTGCTGTTACCAGCACTGGGGGGTAAAAGGCAACCTGTTACAAATCGTGTGTGCATGCCAAGATATGAGCTGGCAGACAGAGTTCACAAACACACTGGTATCGGGACATCTCAGAAGCCAGCCACATAGCATAGGCCTGTGAGACCATGCGAGGCCAGTGAGCCTCAGACAGTGACTCAGGAAGATCCAGAGTCCAGACCCGGCTTGGACTGtagcatgagttcaaggccagccagggtttcAAAGTAAGgttatctcaaaataaacaaataaaaaccagccATTGATGTCCTAATGTCACTTCCAACCCATACAGAGAGGGGAAACAAAGTTCAAAAGACCAGAAGTCCCTGGGTCAAGGTGCCTCTGACCAGCCCAGCACACTTACCCAGAATGTCCAGCCACTcttctggggctggggctggggctggctcAGGCTCTGTGGCCGCCAGGAACTCCCGAGCCAGGGCTCCAGGCTGCTCAGCCTCCTCCACTGCAGGCTGTCCCATGTCCTCTAGTGGTGGCAGCCCACTTAGgtcaccatcctcctcctctgcGTCATCAACCCCATCAAGCACCTCAAAGCCCTCCAGGAGAGGGGCCCCAGGGAGTAGCAGGGCAGACGGATCAGAGGGCTCAGCCCAGGACGCCATGCTGCTGGGGGATCAGGAACTGGCCCTAGGGGGACAGTCAAGCATGACAGTGATGACCCCATCTAGGCAGCCCCATCTCACCGAAGCTCCAGTTCTCTACAACTGGCATCATGTATACACTGGGCATCCCACCAACCTGGCTTGTTCCAAGAAGGAACATACAGACCTCACACTCCGCGCCACAAACTGCAGCTGGGTTAGCTGTTATTAGAACTAATTATCGTGGAGTCTTTATAAACACAGAAAGTTGGAAAACCCTAGctgacacacaaaaaaagatccaacagacacagaaagacaaagtcACTTGGCCAGGGTCAGAAAACAAGTCACTTAACAACAGAAGGGCCAAGCTATTGAACTGAATGTCAAGAAAAGGGTGTTGGGGTGATTGAGGCAGTGGGGACAGTCATTGAGGCCTTGGGACAGCAATTTTTAGGTCACTTGAGAAAAGTGAGTTTTTAGTAGAGGTTCTAGCCTCTGGCTACCTTGTTTGCTAAAAGCTCCAGCAGTAAAGAATTGGTGGCAGATACTTCATGTCTCTTGCTCGTACCTTGAAGGTACTGAATCTCCCAACAAGGACCATGGCTCCAGCCTGCCTCTATCATCAAGCCTGCCTCCAGCTTT encodes:
- the Fkbp8 gene encoding peptidyl-prolyl cis-trans isomerase FKBP8 isoform X2; amino-acid sequence: MASWAEPSDPSALLLPGAPLLEGFEVLDGVDDAEEEDGDLSGLPPLEDMGQPAVEEAEQPGALAREFLAATEPEPAPAPAPEEWLDILGNGLLRKKTLVPGPTGSSRPLKGQVVTVHLQMSLENGTRVQEEPELAFTLGDCDVIQALDLSVPLMDVGETAMVTADSKYCYGPQGRSPYIPPHAALCLEVTLKTAEDGPDLEMLSGQERVALANRKRECGNAHYQRADFVLAANSYDLAIKAITSNAKVDMTCEEEEELLQLKVKCLNNLAASQLKLDHYRAALRSCSQVLEHQPDNIKALFRKGKVLAQQGEYSEAIPILRAALKLEPSNKTIHAELSKLVKKRAAQRSTETALYRKMLGNPSRLPAKCPGKGAWSIPWKWLFGATAVALGGVALSVVIAARN
- the Fkbp8 gene encoding peptidyl-prolyl cis-trans isomerase FKBP8 isoform X1; translated protein: MASWAEPSDPSALLLPGAPLLEGFEVLDGVDDAEEEDGDLSGLPPLEDMGQPAVEEAEQPGALAREFLAATEPEPAPAPAPEEWLDILGNGLLRKKTLVPGPTGSSRPLKGQVVTVHLQMSLENGTRVQEEPELAFTLGDCDVIQALDLSVPLMDVGETAMVTADSKYCYGPQGSRSPYIPPHAALCLEVTLKTAEDGPDLEMLSGQERVALANRKRECGNAHYQRADFVLAANSYDLAIKAITSNAKVDMTCEEEEELLQLKVKCLNNLAASQLKLDHYRAALRSCSQVLEHQPDNIKALFRKGKVLAQQGEYSEAIPILRAALKLEPSNKTIHAELSKLVKKRAAQRSTETALYRKMLGNPSRLPAKCPGKGAWSIPWKWLFGATAVALGGVALSVVIAARN